In Fibrobacter sp. UWR2, the following are encoded in one genomic region:
- a CDS encoding Crp/Fnr family transcriptional regulator, whose amino-acid sequence MQVREGEYLFLEGDKGTSLVVVKSGMLVGMSKQLRQRHWRNFGPGSIIGEFSLLESKPREYTLRAAENSEVIFIEQSALQRELELKPGWFQSTLSFLANHCHIAEENQKKSKIVQALPALLFLFSKHLEASGSDNITLALLQKKMLMLDNTEFSETERLLQLLEEFGILKIEGETVRVSNLQIIPLLYEALRYRAINKQVSPNILSITEQLVLTSFVKAVSENGISIKSGHATVSKELFQQQAKKTMFGSTLSMRTLAPLLQSGMLQSEPAFNENSSLDSIESISGDFDRILDLLELNRIFPLLDKKLV is encoded by the coding sequence ATGCAAGTCCGAGAAGGCGAATACCTGTTCCTCGAAGGCGACAAGGGTACAAGCCTCGTCGTAGTCAAGTCGGGCATGCTGGTCGGCATGTCCAAGCAACTGCGCCAGAGGCACTGGCGCAATTTCGGGCCAGGTTCCATCATCGGGGAATTCAGCCTGCTCGAAAGCAAGCCCAGGGAATACACCCTGCGCGCTGCAGAGAACAGCGAAGTCATCTTCATCGAGCAGTCGGCGCTCCAGCGCGAACTCGAACTCAAGCCGGGCTGGTTCCAGTCGACGCTTTCGTTCCTCGCAAACCACTGCCATATCGCCGAAGAAAACCAGAAAAAGAGCAAGATAGTGCAGGCCCTTCCCGCACTGCTGTTCCTATTCAGCAAGCATCTCGAGGCAAGCGGTTCAGACAACATAACGCTCGCTCTCCTCCAGAAAAAGATGCTCATGCTGGACAACACAGAATTTTCCGAAACCGAGAGACTCCTACAGTTGCTCGAGGAATTCGGCATACTCAAAATCGAAGGCGAAACCGTACGCGTATCGAACCTGCAGATTATCCCGCTCCTGTACGAGGCACTCCGTTACCGGGCAATCAATAAGCAGGTATCACCCAATATACTCTCTATCACGGAACAGCTCGTACTCACCTCCTTCGTAAAGGCCGTAAGCGAGAACGGCATTTCGATCAAGAGCGGGCACGCCACAGTCAGCAAGGAACTTTTCCAACAGCAGGCAAAGAAGACCATGTTCGGGAGCACGCTTTCCATGCGTACGCTCGCACCACTCCTGCAAAGCGGCATGCTGCAGTCCGAACCTGCCTTCAACGAGAATTCCAGCCTCGACTCCATCGAGAGCATATCTGGCGACTTCGACAGGATACTCGACCTGCTCGAACTGAACCGCATTTTCCCGCTACTAGACAAGAAACTCGTATAG
- the def gene encoding peptide deformylase: MAILPIRIYGDPVLRKKSEPITEITPELRQLAQDMLETMYDAPGCGLAAPQIGRNIRLVVIDTAIPGEEDPRPYIMFNPEWEAEEDAKPTDYDEGCLSLPDIFCNVVRPDKVCVRFFDINGEPQEIHNCEGLFARCIQHETDHLNGDLFVDKISTADRTMNQSKLRKMAKETQAKLKKK, translated from the coding sequence ATGGCGATTCTCCCTATCCGCATTTACGGTGACCCGGTGCTCCGCAAGAAGAGCGAGCCGATTACCGAAATCACTCCGGAACTGCGCCAGCTGGCACAGGACATGCTTGAAACCATGTACGACGCGCCGGGCTGCGGCCTTGCCGCCCCGCAGATAGGCAGGAACATCCGCCTCGTGGTCATCGACACGGCCATCCCCGGCGAGGAGGACCCGCGCCCCTATATCATGTTCAACCCGGAATGGGAAGCAGAAGAAGACGCGAAGCCCACGGACTACGACGAAGGCTGCCTCTCGCTTCCGGACATCTTCTGCAACGTGGTACGCCCCGACAAGGTGTGCGTCCGCTTTTTCGACATCAACGGCGAGCCGCAAGAAATCCATAACTGCGAAGGGCTCTTTGCCCGCTGCATCCAGCACGAGACGGATCACCTGAACGGCGACCTGTTCGTCGACAAGATTTCTACGGCAGACCGCACGATGAACCAGTCCAAGCTTCGCAAGATGGCGAAAGAGACCCAGGCGAAGCTGAAGAAGAAATAA
- the gmk gene encoding guanylate kinase, with amino-acid sequence MKNKLFVMSAASGAGKTTLKDKVIGEFPDIVYSISATTRKPREGEVDGVHYFFKTKEEFEQMIKDDALVEYNLVHGNYYGTPKFFVEDMLKQGKRVLFDIDVFGKVNFDKVYPEATGILILPPSEEELERRLRGRGTDSEEVIQTRLHNAKKEMEFAKTQGKYEFTIVNDDLEKAANELRAILKGEAK; translated from the coding sequence ATGAAAAACAAGCTCTTCGTGATGAGCGCCGCGAGCGGCGCGGGCAAGACCACCCTCAAGGACAAGGTCATCGGCGAATTCCCGGACATCGTGTATTCCATCTCGGCAACGACGCGCAAGCCCCGCGAAGGCGAAGTCGACGGCGTGCACTACTTCTTCAAGACGAAGGAAGAGTTCGAGCAGATGATCAAGGACGACGCGCTGGTGGAATACAACCTGGTGCACGGCAACTACTACGGCACGCCCAAGTTCTTCGTGGAAGACATGCTCAAGCAGGGCAAGCGCGTCCTGTTCGACATCGACGTGTTCGGCAAGGTGAACTTCGACAAGGTCTACCCCGAGGCGACGGGCATCCTTATCCTCCCACCGAGCGAGGAGGAACTCGAACGCAGGCTCCGCGGGCGCGGTACCGACAGCGAGGAGGTCATCCAGACGCGCCTCCACAACGCAAAAAAGGAGATGGAATTCGCAAAAACGCAGGGAAAATACGAGTTCACTATCGTGAACGACGACCTCGAGAAGGCCGCAAACGAGCTCCGGGCCATCCTCAAGGGCGAGGCGAAATAG
- the rplS gene encoding 50S ribosomal protein L19, with protein sequence MSLNIEAIHSENVKSDVPAFRAGDTVTVNVKVIEGTKERIQPFKGVVIQLKNSGVSKTLTVRKMSGSVAVERIFPVNSPRIDSIVLDRAGKVRQSRIYYMRNLRGKAARIEEREA encoded by the coding sequence ATGTCCCTGAACATCGAAGCTATCCATAGCGAAAACGTTAAGTCCGACGTGCCCGCCTTCCGCGCTGGCGATACCGTCACTGTCAACGTCAAGGTCATTGAAGGCACCAAGGAACGTATCCAGCCGTTCAAGGGTGTTGTCATCCAGCTCAAGAACTCGGGCGTTTCCAAGACGCTCACCGTCCGCAAGATGTCCGGCTCCGTTGCCGTCGAACGCATCTTCCCGGTGAACAGCCCCCGTATCGACTCCATCGTTCTCGACCGCGCCGGTAAGGTCCGCCAGTCTCGCATCTACTACATGCGCAACCTCCGCGGCAAGGCTGCCCGTATCGAAGAACGCGAAGCCTAA
- the rpsP gene encoding 30S ribosomal protein S16 produces MATVIRLARFGKRHNPIYRAIVIDNRKARDDSFIEQVGFYNPNMKKAEIRFDQEKVLKWLSVGAQPSDTVRNLLKQVGILDLFHEIKAGRSIEGKTATPRAEKKKAVKLGPKALAKIEAEKAAKEAAAAEAAAAAEAPAEAAAEAPAEA; encoded by the coding sequence ATGGCAACTGTTATCCGTCTCGCTCGCTTCGGCAAGCGCCACAACCCGATCTACCGCGCCATCGTCATCGACAACCGCAAGGCTCGTGACGACAGCTTTATCGAACAGGTCGGTTTCTACAACCCGAACATGAAGAAGGCCGAAATCCGTTTCGATCAGGAAAAGGTCCTCAAGTGGCTCTCCGTCGGTGCCCAGCCGTCCGACACCGTCCGCAACCTCCTGAAGCAGGTCGGCATCCTCGACTTGTTCCACGAGATCAAGGCCGGCCGTTCCATCGAAGGCAAGACCGCCACTCCGCGTGCCGAAAAGAAGAAGGCCGTGAAGCTCGGCCCCAAGGCCCTCGCCAAGATTGAAGCCGAAAAGGCTGCCAAGGAAGCCGCCGCTGCTGAAGCTGCCGCTGCCGCCGAAGCTCCGGCCGAAGCCGCTGCCGAGGCTCCTGCCGAAGCATAA
- a CDS encoding MBL fold metallo-hydrolase: protein MNIKQFVVNPFGVNCFILSNDAGDAILIDPSVCNEREEAALANYIATNNLTVRHLLNTHLHLDHVLGNAFVAKTYGVQPEAHEEDAFLLDLQEEQSQMFGLPMRSPSPGLGNFLAEGDAVEVPGIKLQVFHIAGHSPGGIAFYCENPGEVNGQKDVPPLLFPGDIMFAGSRGRSDLFGGDDDALVNGIKSKLLTLPKETVVFPGHGPMTSIGDERRWY, encoded by the coding sequence ATGAACATCAAGCAATTTGTCGTGAACCCCTTCGGCGTGAACTGCTTTATCCTGAGCAACGACGCCGGCGATGCGATTCTCATCGACCCGAGTGTCTGCAACGAGCGCGAAGAAGCGGCGTTGGCGAACTATATTGCCACAAACAACCTGACCGTGCGCCACCTGCTGAACACGCACCTGCACCTGGACCATGTGCTGGGCAATGCGTTTGTCGCCAAGACTTATGGGGTGCAGCCCGAGGCTCACGAAGAAGACGCCTTCCTGCTTGACCTGCAAGAAGAACAGAGCCAGATGTTCGGCCTCCCGATGCGCTCCCCTTCGCCCGGACTCGGCAACTTCCTTGCCGAGGGCGATGCCGTCGAGGTGCCCGGTATCAAGTTGCAGGTTTTCCACATCGCAGGGCACTCCCCCGGCGGCATCGCGTTTTACTGCGAAAACCCGGGCGAAGTGAACGGGCAGAAAGATGTTCCTCCCCTGCTGTTCCCCGGCGATATCATGTTTGCAGGCAGCCGCGGGCGCAGCGACCTCTTCGGCGGGGATGACGATGCACTTGTAAACGGAATCAAGAGCAAACTGCTCACGCTCCCGAAAGAGACAGTCGTTTTCCCCGGACACGGACCGATGACAAGCATCGGGGATGAGAGGCGATGGTACTAG
- a CDS encoding acyltransferase: protein MVLGNQTRIGWIDEFKGFILLLVCLYHVEQSFPQAQMGMLHLSALRMSAFFFISGMLFSTRRFGNFMDYFIHKTRVLLVPYILLSLLFLALDPVLYNFDLFPKAPRMTVMNIRPHIASVWDYIYWNLAKIFVAGKSSIGSGPLWFVFTLYSVSLIFYGVQKIFPRRAIFFVSLASLAGGWILYANHIRLPLGIERDLTVLFFFANGWLCKGLLKGGNDNKRNALLAAATIVSFAAYAYLEVPDPNFSIMNNDLGKDLRIFVASSFFGIAGLIGTFVLADRLPNAVPVRFAKGILRNISRNALVILAVHWYTLLVMRLLFKTEINRPGIAYLAIPVVIAVVIGAIPLFRCKLYKLLGKQKISARESLNIKD from the coding sequence ATGGTACTAGGCAACCAAACAAGAATCGGGTGGATTGACGAGTTCAAGGGATTCATCCTGTTGCTCGTCTGCCTATACCATGTGGAACAGTCGTTCCCGCAGGCGCAAATGGGCATGTTGCACCTGAGCGCGCTCCGCATGTCGGCCTTCTTCTTCATCTCGGGAATGCTTTTCAGCACGCGGCGCTTCGGCAATTTCATGGATTACTTTATCCACAAGACGCGTGTCCTGCTCGTTCCCTATATATTGCTTTCGCTCCTTTTCCTCGCGCTTGACCCGGTCTTGTACAACTTCGACCTGTTCCCGAAGGCGCCGCGCATGACCGTCATGAACATCCGCCCGCATATTGCGAGCGTCTGGGACTACATCTACTGGAACCTCGCGAAGATTTTCGTAGCAGGAAAATCCTCCATCGGGTCGGGGCCGCTCTGGTTCGTGTTCACGCTGTATTCCGTGAGCCTTATATTTTACGGGGTTCAAAAGATCTTTCCGAGACGCGCCATCTTCTTCGTTTCACTGGCAAGCCTCGCCGGCGGTTGGATCCTGTACGCAAACCACATCCGTCTGCCGCTCGGGATTGAGCGCGACTTGACCGTACTGTTCTTCTTTGCAAACGGCTGGCTGTGCAAGGGCTTGTTAAAAGGCGGAAATGACAATAAAAGGAACGCCTTATTGGCAGCAGCGACCATCGTCTCTTTCGCCGCCTACGCCTATCTCGAAGTTCCAGACCCGAACTTCAGCATCATGAACAACGACCTCGGAAAAGACCTGCGGATTTTTGTCGCCAGTTCCTTCTTCGGCATCGCGGGCCTTATAGGAACATTCGTTCTCGCCGACAGGCTGCCGAACGCAGTCCCCGTCCGATTCGCAAAGGGAATACTCCGCAACATCTCGCGCAACGCACTCGTCATCCTCGCCGTGCACTGGTACACCCTGCTCGTGATGCGGCTACTGTTCAAGACCGAAATCAACAGGCCGGGAATCGCCTACCTTGCCATCCCCGTCGTCATCGCGGTCGTGATTGGAGCCATTCCGCTATTCCGCTGCAAGCTCTACAAACTTCTCGGCAAACAAAAAATTAGCGCCCGCGAAAGCCTAAATATTAAAGACTAG
- the cysS gene encoding cysteine--tRNA ligase, which produces MALQFYNTASRKKEVFTLPEGVPAVRMYCCGPTVYHFAHIGNLRTYIFEDFLVRTLKYYGYKVNHIVNITDVGHLTSDADSGDDKMEKGAAREGKSVWDIAKFYTDAFMADWHRLNIQEPTRWTPATQHIQEQIDLVKTLEEKGYTYRTSDGIYFDSLKFPRYADFARLDVENLRKGSRIDMGEKKNATDFALWKFSPKDKKRAMEWDSPWGVGFPGWHIECSAMAMKYNGPTLDIHCGGTDHIRVHHTNEIAQSECANGVTFARFWMHGEFLRTASEEKLEDGTTEQKFGKMSKSSGEFLTVSLLMDRGFNPLDYRFFAIGSHYRNYLNFTWEALEGAKEGLKSLHKKTDPLIGKATAITSEAAKAFQQEFKDAIGDDLNMPRALGIMNTMLKSDIDDGEKAALVADFDQIFGLKLDEPREEYAKKGANDGVDVAKIEALIAARKEARAAKNWAESDRIRDELAAMNVVIKDSKEGTTWEIKA; this is translated from the coding sequence ATGGCTCTACAGTTCTACAACACCGCATCGCGCAAGAAAGAAGTATTCACTCTCCCGGAAGGCGTTCCCGCCGTGCGCATGTACTGTTGTGGCCCGACGGTGTACCATTTCGCCCACATCGGTAACCTCCGCACCTACATTTTCGAAGACTTTTTGGTCCGTACGCTCAAGTACTACGGCTACAAGGTGAACCACATCGTGAACATCACCGACGTGGGCCACCTCACCAGCGACGCCGACTCCGGCGACGACAAGATGGAAAAGGGAGCCGCCCGCGAAGGCAAGTCCGTCTGGGACATCGCGAAGTTCTACACCGACGCGTTTATGGCCGACTGGCACCGCCTCAACATCCAGGAACCGACCCGCTGGACGCCGGCGACACAGCACATCCAGGAACAGATTGACCTGGTGAAGACCCTCGAAGAAAAGGGCTACACCTACCGCACCAGCGACGGCATCTACTTCGACAGCCTCAAGTTCCCGCGCTATGCCGACTTTGCCCGCCTCGACGTGGAAAACCTCCGCAAGGGTAGCCGTATCGACATGGGCGAAAAGAAGAACGCCACCGACTTTGCCCTGTGGAAGTTCAGCCCGAAGGACAAGAAGCGCGCTATGGAATGGGACAGCCCGTGGGGTGTCGGTTTCCCCGGCTGGCACATCGAATGCTCCGCCATGGCCATGAAGTACAACGGCCCGACCCTCGACATTCACTGCGGCGGTACCGACCACATCCGCGTGCACCACACGAACGAAATCGCCCAGAGCGAATGCGCCAACGGCGTAACGTTCGCCCGCTTCTGGATGCACGGCGAATTCCTGCGCACCGCTAGCGAAGAAAAGTTGGAAGACGGCACGACCGAACAGAAGTTCGGCAAGATGAGCAAGTCCAGCGGCGAATTCCTGACGGTTTCGCTCCTCATGGATCGCGGCTTCAACCCGCTCGACTACCGCTTCTTCGCGATTGGCAGCCACTACCGCAACTACCTGAACTTCACGTGGGAAGCTTTGGAAGGCGCCAAGGAAGGCCTGAAGAGCTTGCACAAGAAGACGGACCCGCTGATCGGTAAGGCCACCGCGATTACAAGCGAAGCCGCCAAGGCATTCCAGCAGGAATTCAAGGACGCCATCGGCGACGACCTGAACATGCCGCGCGCCCTCGGTATCATGAACACGATGCTCAAGAGCGATATCGATGACGGCGAGAAGGCTGCACTCGTGGCCGACTTCGACCAGATTTTCGGTTTGAAGCTCGACGAGCCCCGCGAAGAATACGCCAAGAAGGGTGCCAACGACGGCGTCGATGTCGCGAAGATTGAAGCGCTGATTGCCGCCCGTAAGGAAGCGCGCGCCGCCAAGAACTGGGCCGAAAGTGACCGCATCCGCGACGAACTCGCCGCGATGAATGTTGTCATCAAGGACAGCAAGGAAGGCACGACCTGGGAAATAAAGGCGTAA
- a CDS encoding endo-1,4-beta-xylanase gives MTFKKSAIGIALGATLLGAGFTSAIAAEPTIRELAKERGRFIGTILNSEWFNDDIEPEFEEIHKTQFNVVVAENEMKFDATEPAENEFNFTKGDKMVEYAKANKIRVRGHALAWHSQVAAWVSSNYAGQKEKLLAVLKNHIEKVVGHYKGQVAEWDVVNEAINDEYNADWRSSGSVWYEGIGAEFLDSAFVWAHKADPNAELCYNDYSLEWGLREGSKASFVVEQVKRWKKNGIPITCVGTQTHIEIAHETTPQNVRALAKAFAELGVTLNITELDIGFPKGESGKLTAADYAKQGHLYRQFMDVFLEEPNMGEFVIWGLTDAHSWLDEQQGKTEGLLYDKQYKPKPAYDSIMVSLKEHPAANVVSPYSDIEIVDPIDTTGTDSTDVGDSTIAVRTVAGLAGSLSMHVSGHTLFIAGAKAAKVDVFDMQGRSVFSGKCEKGFVELNGIPEGLYVARVRSGSASLAKRIAIK, from the coding sequence ATGACATTCAAAAAATCCGCAATAGGAATCGCACTCGGCGCAACCCTCTTGGGCGCAGGATTCACCAGCGCCATTGCCGCAGAACCGACCATCAGGGAACTCGCCAAGGAACGCGGCCGCTTTATCGGCACCATCCTGAACAGCGAATGGTTCAACGACGATATCGAACCGGAATTCGAAGAAATTCACAAGACGCAGTTCAACGTGGTCGTTGCGGAAAACGAAATGAAGTTCGACGCCACCGAACCGGCCGAAAACGAATTCAACTTCACCAAGGGCGACAAGATGGTCGAATACGCGAAGGCGAACAAGATTCGCGTGCGCGGCCACGCCCTCGCCTGGCACAGCCAGGTTGCCGCATGGGTCAGCAGCAACTACGCCGGGCAAAAGGAGAAACTGCTCGCCGTCCTCAAGAACCACATCGAGAAGGTAGTGGGGCATTACAAGGGACAGGTCGCCGAATGGGACGTAGTGAACGAGGCCATAAACGACGAGTATAACGCCGACTGGCGCTCCAGCGGTTCCGTATGGTACGAAGGCATCGGCGCCGAGTTCCTCGATTCCGCATTTGTCTGGGCGCACAAAGCCGACCCGAATGCAGAACTCTGCTACAACGACTATTCCCTCGAATGGGGGCTGCGCGAAGGCTCCAAGGCAAGCTTTGTCGTGGAACAGGTGAAACGCTGGAAAAAGAACGGCATTCCCATCACCTGCGTAGGCACGCAGACGCACATCGAGATTGCGCACGAAACGACACCGCAGAATGTCCGCGCCCTCGCCAAGGCGTTCGCCGAACTCGGCGTGACGCTCAACATCACCGAACTTGACATCGGATTCCCGAAAGGAGAATCCGGCAAACTCACCGCCGCCGACTATGCAAAGCAGGGACATCTGTATCGCCAGTTCATGGACGTGTTCCTCGAAGAACCGAATATGGGCGAATTCGTAATCTGGGGACTGACCGATGCGCACAGCTGGCTCGACGAGCAGCAGGGCAAGACGGAAGGCCTCCTCTACGACAAGCAATACAAGCCCAAGCCCGCTTATGACAGCATCATGGTAAGCCTCAAGGAACACCCGGCCGCAAATGTCGTCTCCCCGTATAGCGACATAGAAATCGTCGACCCGATAGACACCACCGGGACGGATTCGACCGACGTCGGGGACTCAACTATTGCGGTTAGGACGGTCGCCGGCCTTGCCGGTAGCCTTTCCATGCATGTTTCCGGACACACACTGTTTATCGCAGGCGCAAAGGCAGCGAAGGTCGACGTGTTCGACATGCAGGGCCGCTCGGTATTCAGCGGCAAGTGTGAAAAGGGTTTCGTTGAATTGAACGGCATTCCGGAAGGGCTCTACGTGGCACGTGTGCGCTCTGGGTCGGCAAGTTTGGCGAAACGTATCGCCATCAAGTAA
- the trmD gene encoding tRNA (guanosine(37)-N1)-methyltransferase TrmD: MVIDCITIFPEMFSPMKQSIMGRAQAKGLLEFNTVYLRDFAINDYGQVDDVPYGGEPGMVLRPEPLAAAIRSTGVKQDGGKVIYLTADGVPFTHKIAEELSQESHLVLVCGHYKGIDDRIRQTEVDMEISIGDFVVSGGELPAMLVTDAVVRLIDGALGNRESGDTDSFAQGVLGWPVYTRPEEFEGKKVPEVLLSGHHKNISEWRKQESLKRTQERRPDILEKIKLNAKFGDK, encoded by the coding sequence ATGGTCATCGACTGCATCACCATATTCCCCGAGATGTTTTCCCCGATGAAGCAGTCCATCATGGGCCGCGCACAGGCAAAGGGCCTGCTGGAATTCAACACGGTCTACCTGCGCGACTTCGCGATAAACGACTACGGCCAGGTGGACGACGTGCCCTACGGGGGCGAACCGGGCATGGTGCTCCGGCCCGAACCGCTCGCCGCCGCTATCCGCAGCACAGGCGTGAAGCAGGACGGCGGAAAGGTCATCTACCTCACGGCAGACGGCGTGCCCTTCACGCACAAGATCGCAGAGGAACTCTCGCAAGAGAGCCACCTGGTACTCGTGTGCGGGCACTACAAGGGCATCGACGACCGCATACGCCAGACCGAGGTCGACATGGAGATTTCCATAGGCGATTTCGTGGTCAGCGGCGGCGAACTGCCCGCAATGCTGGTGACCGACGCAGTCGTGAGGCTCATCGACGGCGCCCTCGGGAACCGCGAAAGCGGCGATACCGATTCCTTCGCGCAGGGCGTACTGGGATGGCCGGTCTACACGCGTCCGGAGGAATTCGAGGGCAAAAAAGTGCCCGAAGTGCTCCTTTCGGGCCATCACAAGAACATTTCTGAATGGCGGAAGCAGGAATCCCTGAAAAGAACGCAGGAAAGACGCCCCGACATCCTTGAAAAAATCAAATTAAATGCTAAATTTGGCGACAAATAA
- the yajC gene encoding preprotein translocase subunit YajC, giving the protein MKLSALLVTLSSIAAFAQEAAESAEQQPGGGITGFLPIILLFVVMWLFFIRPQSKERKKMEEMRKALKKGDKIITTAGIIGTITSIEDNSNIITVRTGSTTFIDFDKSAIVRVMNAETEEKK; this is encoded by the coding sequence ATGAAACTTTCCGCACTCCTCGTGACCCTTTCCTCCATCGCCGCTTTCGCACAGGAAGCCGCAGAATCCGCCGAACAGCAGCCCGGTGGCGGCATCACGGGATTCCTTCCCATTATCCTCCTGTTCGTCGTGATGTGGCTCTTCTTCATCCGCCCGCAGAGCAAGGAAAGGAAGAAGATGGAAGAAATGCGCAAGGCCCTCAAGAAGGGTGACAAGATTATCACCACGGCCGGCATCATCGGAACCATCACCTCCATCGAAGACAATTCGAACATCATTACCGTCCGCACGGGTTCCACTACGTTTATCGACTTCGACAAGTCTGCCATCGTCCGCGTGATGAACGCCGAGACCGAAGAGAAGAAGTAA
- the rimM gene encoding ribosome maturation factor RimM (Essential for efficient processing of 16S rRNA), with product MSDSEEYITVCQLMRTHGVKGYIKAMPLTHDITRHKSLKDVRLKKTNGEELDLRIEDSKQANDIWLLKFEGYDTPESLVHFVNGDVMIPESERLPAPEGEYYIDDLEGYRVHTEDGRDIGEVLSVEELPTVNAFNIRFDEAFQSEFSKKPVFAPWIDDCVLDIDDEGEFIVCDAAYLKALCPEDHSSEARPESDGEA from the coding sequence ATGTCTGATTCCGAAGAGTACATAACCGTCTGCCAGCTCATGCGCACGCATGGCGTGAAGGGTTACATCAAGGCGATGCCCCTCACCCACGACATTACGCGCCACAAGAGCCTTAAGGACGTGCGCCTGAAGAAGACGAACGGCGAGGAACTGGACCTGCGTATCGAGGATTCCAAGCAGGCGAACGACATCTGGCTCTTGAAGTTCGAAGGCTACGACACGCCCGAATCGCTCGTACATTTCGTGAACGGCGACGTGATGATTCCCGAGTCCGAGAGGCTCCCCGCACCCGAGGGCGAGTACTACATCGACGACCTGGAAGGCTACCGCGTCCATACGGAAGACGGCCGCGACATCGGCGAAGTCCTCTCCGTAGAAGAACTCCCGACGGTCAACGCGTTCAATATCAGGTTCGACGAGGCATTCCAGTCCGAATTCAGCAAGAAGCCGGTCTTCGCCCCGTGGATTGACGACTGTGTGCTCGACATCGACGACGAAGGCGAGTTCATCGTGTGCGACGCGGCCTACCTTAAGGCGCTCTGCCCCGAGGACCACAGTTCCGAGGCTCGCCCGGAAAGCGACGGGGAGGCATGA
- a CDS encoding cyclic nucleotide-binding domain-containing protein: MNGNSRQQVIPPTRSRVKAGFVVYSPDSGNRELVILDEGELVAVDKSGGMRDIKFHMHAGDIVGVASLFENEPFRYTIEAAEDSTVTIISEECLESELKNIPLWLLAIIRSLSVNTRLHKESARKTPVENTLMSLAEYCAHLDSGVKYPVDTLTREFNWLTRIPPVTIKADLKALLRRNFIGLIKEGDTLQLVVHNAMLLQIYSDYLYAREEGLVWEPLRLSLPQKRILVHLTTLKEGVEMEAPEWIRLLNERELPIDVAQWITLQDLGCFKQGLSNKFHVDMKKIEYFLTALRYDSNLRGAV; the protein is encoded by the coding sequence ATGAACGGGAATTCCCGACAGCAAGTTATCCCGCCCACGCGCTCCCGCGTGAAGGCGGGTTTTGTTGTATACTCTCCGGACTCAGGCAACCGCGAACTGGTCATCCTGGACGAAGGTGAACTTGTCGCCGTCGACAAGTCGGGTGGCATGCGCGATATCAAGTTCCACATGCACGCGGGCGACATCGTCGGCGTAGCCTCCCTCTTCGAAAACGAGCCATTCCGCTACACCATTGAGGCGGCCGAGGATTCCACGGTCACCATCATTTCTGAGGAATGCCTGGAATCCGAACTCAAGAATATCCCCCTCTGGCTGCTCGCCATCATCCGGAGCCTTTCCGTCAACACGCGCCTGCACAAGGAATCCGCACGCAAGACCCCCGTAGAGAACACACTGATGAGTCTCGCGGAATACTGCGCACATCTCGACTCGGGCGTGAAGTACCCCGTCGACACGCTCACCCGCGAATTCAACTGGCTCACCCGCATCCCGCCCGTGACCATCAAAGCCGACCTCAAGGCACTCCTGCGCCGCAACTTCATCGGGCTCATAAAGGAAGGTGACACGCTCCAGCTGGTCGTCCACAACGCCATGCTCCTGCAGATCTATTCGGACTACCTGTACGCCCGCGAAGAAGGGCTCGTATGGGAACCGCTCCGCCTGAGCCTCCCGCAAAAGCGCATCCTGGTGCACCTTACCACGCTAAAGGAAGGCGTCGAGATGGAAGCTCCCGAATGGATTCGCCTCCTGAACGAACGCGAACTGCCCATCGACGTGGCCCAGTGGATTACGCTGCAGGATCTCGGATGCTTCAAGCAGGGACTCTCGAACAAGTTCCACGTGGACATGAAGAAGATCGAATACTTCCTTACAGCGCTGCGCTACGACTCTAACCTGAGGGGGGCCGTCTGA